CTGCCGTCCAGCCTGCCTAGTGACTACTGGATCACCAAGGCCTCAGCCCTGCTCTGTCAGCTCAACGAGTAGTGACCCACCCACCCAcaggcaccacacacacacacaccgctgtaCCTCTGCCACCTTCATTACCAGCAGCAGTGATGAAGCCCATTCTCTATGGACTCTTGTTTCTGGAACCAGTGACTGTTTCTCCCGTCTGTATCGAGGAGTGTTCTCCTgtgtactctgtctctctctgctaatCAGCTGAAGGGGTTATTTACACGGGGGCCCAAAATGGCATGTTTCTTTTCTTTTCCGAGTTGCTTTGATTAAATACCATGTAGCAGTGCTGTTATCGTTTGTGCATTTTGCTGTGTGCCTGGAGAAGAGCAtgtcgctacacccgcaataacagcTGCTAAATAATGTGGATGTCACCAATCAGGTTTGATTTGATGGGTTcaattgtgtgtggtgtgttcagTTTCAGTCCATTTCTCTTCTCTTTCAGTGAACTGTAGCAACATATTAACACCCCTGGTGTCTGAAATGACAGCTCCCGACATGCCTTTacatcacccccccccacacacacacacacacacacacacacacacacacacacacacacacacacacacacacacacacacacacacaccacacacacccacacacacacacacacacacacacacacaccacacacacacacacagtcgacaGGAAGTGTAGACTGCAGTGCTTTCATAGTCACTCGTGTAGCCTGCAAATGTGAAAGGAGAGTAAGATCGTCAATATTCACCAGGAGCATCACGTAAAATGCATCTGATGCGTGGTCAGGCAAACTCTAATTCACATGTAAGAAGATGGTACTCTCAGTGTCCTGCGTCTCCCCCATTATAAATGAACCATGGAACCCCCTGTCCTTCTCAGCTGAAGGGACACCTGCGATAGTGGACCACCTCGAACAAAAGCTGTCCTCCTGCATTTAAAAACCACTGTTGACTTCATCTATTTACATTTTTCTCTGAGGAAAAAACACGATATATTTATCCTCTGTTACTGAAAAGTTATTTCAACACAGTAACTCACCCATTGTGATGTCAACATTAGAATGCACATGCAGGGATCTATACggaacaaaaatctaaacgcaacatgtaaaccgcctgacctcaacccatttgagatggtttgtgatgagttgaacaagcagccaacaagtgctcagcatatgtgggaactccttcaagactgttggaaaagcattccaggtgaagctggtttgagagaatgccaagagtgtgtaaaactgccatcaaggcaaaagttggcttactttgaagaatattttgatttgtttaacacttttttggttaatacatgattccatgtgttattccatagttttaatgtcttcactgttattctacaatgtagaaaatagtaaaaataatgaaaacccTTGCCAGGTACTATATATGTTCATCACACCCTCAGGGGagcgaggtggaggaggagagcaaAAAGAGAGAATGTAGGGACAGAAATGGTGCAGAGGAGTCTCTCTGGTCTTCACTGTTTCCTCAGGGagcgaggtggaggaggagagcaaaaagagagatggagggacagaaAATGGTGCAGAGGAGTCTCTCTGGTCTTCACTGTTTCCTGTCTCCGCCTGCCGTTTATCTAGATCAATGATCTGTGTGGACGCTATGACAGGCCGTTGCTGTCGAGGTGTCTGACTGTGCTGCCTGGAGCCAAACACAACGGATGTGTCCAATGTTATCAAAACCTTTTGTGTGTTTCGAGTCCCTGTCATTtgtaaaaataatatattttaaagCTGTTTTACAAATGCACTGACATTGAATTGAGACGGTTCCAGTTGGTTGTTTAAAGGGATCAGACACTGCATCTAAAAGCTGAGGTGTGGATGGGGGGGAAAGgctttctgtgtgtgtccatgAATCCATTACCATAGACATCTGGACACAGTGATGATTTGTGGACACAGAAAACCACACACGtgtgcacaaacacaaacactgggAGAAACACACACCACAATCTCTCTCACAGGCAAGCACACATCACAATCTCTCTCACAGGCAAGCACACATCGCAAGCACACAGCACAGCAGGATCTGTTGCGATTTTCAAAGCCTCTGTCACAGATCTTAGCTTAGTATTCCTGCAGCAACAGAGTCCCAGAAGACCCAGAAGGAGGAATCTGTAAAGAGGAGAAACAGAACAGACCTGCTGGAATAAGAGGATTTCCAGGTGtgcagacggacacacacacacacacacacacacacacacacacacacacacacaccacacacacacacacacacacacacacaccacacacacacacacacacacacacacacacacacacacacacacacacacacacacacacacacacacacacacacacacacacacacacacacacacacacacacacaataaagcagtgtgtctgaagaGTAAACAGAGCGAAACCACCTGTGATGTCTTGAAGGTGTATTGAAAGATTGTCCCTCAGACTGCTAAGTGATTCAGCTCCCCAGACAGTGTTTGTCAAGCAGGATCTAAAACCATGCAGATGAAATACACCCTCCATACACCCTCACTACACCCTCACTACCTTCACGAATCAAAGACCATTTGCACCAGGGCCATGAGTTGATGACGTCCCCGTCACATCCCCCTCTGGAAGctgacagcacagacagacagagacggatcGAGGGCCATAACGTAGAGTTGGAAGTTTTTCCCAGGTTAGGTTCAGGGAAAACTCTTGGCCCTAGTTCCAGGTAGTGAATTGGTATTATATCCGTGTAAACTGACACCGCAACAGAGACAGATTCTGGATGAACTGTGTTAGAACTATAGGGACGAGGGTTTTTACCTGGGCCCTGAATGATTGAACCCTTATGGAGTAAACGTAGTTCTCTTTTTATTGTTGTATAATAATATACACTGGTAATGCATGTACATGTTTCTAAGgagacattacacacacagaggcacagacaCACCCATAAACAAGATATTACCACACGCGTGACAATTGTGACAATGGCTGACACCCAACTACGGGCATCAGTGTGACttagatgttgttgttttttaaatgtgaTTAATCATATTGTCAAATATAGGTACGAAACTCAAAACTTGTCCCATTTTAGTTAGATatcattttcaaaaacatttGTGATATTCTTTAGCCATTTTGTGCAAAAACACTCACCACACATCAGTTAACACAGTGGAGAGGACAAAGCATGCTATGTCCAATAATAGGCATGACTGTGattacacacacagggagggaatgtGGAACATGAGACTATTGGCCAGATAAAGACATATGACATCCACATCCGGTCAGTAGGGTTGTGAAATCCAATGATTCATGAACCTTGTTCCAACAGGACAGGGGTACAACAGCCTTCCTTTAGGTGACACAGGTAAGTCTTGTGTGTCTGTTATGTAACATGACATCTGGATGAATAAAGTTGAATTTGAATGACCTCTGACGACAGCTTAGTGGTCTTCCCATTAGGGCTTTCCTCGTCTTTGATTGGCTCAGAGCCCATAtccaaagtgtctcagagtacaAGTGCTGATCTAGGCTCAGTTTGGCTTTTTTAATTCATAATGAATAAGGTTgcatggacagatcctagatcagcactcctcctcTGAGGCgttttgtggatacgggcccctGATCTTACAAGATCACATCCTGTTTCTCTGCAGGGTATGGTGAGACCAAACAGAGCAGTGgtcaggatggtggatcaggcGACGTCTCTGACCCCACAAACCTTTGGACCTCCAGCCCcagtcttttttttctctctctcactcgctcttctccttctcctcctcgctcttctcctcttcctcctcctcgctcttctcctcctcctcctcctcgctcttctcctcctcctcgctcttctcctcctcctcctcctcgctcttctcctcctcctcctcgctcttcTCCTCCAAAGTCTTGTTTTAATGACCTCCTTCCTCATGTCCGAATCAGCCCAGTCTGAGTTCTGTCAGTGTCGTGAAAACAATTGAACAATAGACCGTTGTAATTCAAtgattgatgtcacctgtttaaCGATAAGAGGATCGCAGTAGTGAGAGTTAGTTTACTGTAGTTGTGTTGACACGGCGACGAGGTTACACACACATTGTGGTAAACATCCAGCGGGTTTTCTGTCAATAATACCCCCAGTCATCCTGGTTTCATGTCCTTTTGCTTAACGATAGATGAGGAAAGACGGTTTCATTTCACACAGTAAGAGAGAACACAACACTAAAACAATCTGGACTACGAAAGGTCTGTATCCGCCGTGGGAAAACAAACAGGGCTTCTtaggaaaatacattttaaaatacctTTTTTAAGTGTCACTTTATCCCTTaagattgtttttttttgtgttgagTTTTACTTGAAAAAACATCCATGAAGTTTTAGATTTACCCTGGTATTGATGACAACGAGCTACAAATCTAACGGGTAACATACTGCTTCAAAAATAGAACGCTCACCTGCTGAAGGAAAGTGGCTCAGGTAGCAAAGAGTATCATATTCTACACAGATAACAtatagctgtgccactagagagagaggttgtagagGAGAACCAGAGAGTTCATGGGGTCCATCGATTCTCCTATCTGATCTGCAGTGACGGTATTGCAGTTCTAGCTAGATACAGTTTAATAAGGTTTCTGGGGAGGGAGAAGCTGAGCTGTAATGGAATCACAGTGAAATGTAACCTGAACAACTGTTACTTCTTATACGGTGCAttcgataagtattcagacccctggactttttccacatgttgctacgttacagccttattctgaaataaatgaagtaaaacattttcctcatcaatcaacacacaacaccccataatgacaaaacaaaaacagttttttagatttttttgcaaatgtataaacaaaaagaaatggtctgaatacttctgtaaataaggcCTTTtcaatgagacttgaaattgagctcagctgcttcctgtttccaatgaCCATCATTGAAacgtttctacaaattgattggagtccacctgtggtaaattcaattgattggacatgatttggaaagaaacacacctgtctatagaaggtcacacagttgacagtgcatgtcagagcaaaaaccaagccatgaggtcgaaggaattgtccgtaaagctccgagacaggattgtgtcgaggcacagatctgggaaaggtaccaaaacagttttgcagcattgaagttccccaagaacacaatggcctccatcattcttaaattgaagacgtttggaaccaccaagatgcttcctagagctggctgcctggccaaactgagcaattgggggagaagggccttggtcagggaggtgaccaagaacccgatggtcactctgagagagctttgagagttcctctgtggagatgggagaaccttccagtaggacaaccatctctgcagcactccaccaatcaggcctttatggtagagtggccagacagaagccactcctcagtaaaaggcacatgacagcctgcttggagtttgccaaaaggcacctaaagactctcagaccatgagaaacaagattatctggtctgatgaaacaaaaatgtaactccttggcctgaatgccaagcgtcacgtctggaggaaacctggtacaatccctacggtgaagcatggtggtggcagcatcatgctgtggggatgtttttcagtggcagggagactagtcaggatcgagggaaagatgaacggtgcaaagtacagagagagatccttgatgaaaacctgctccagagcactcaggacctcagacttgggcgaaggttcacctttcaacaggacaacgaccctacggACAAAGCCAAGACGACAcaggagtggcctagccagagccagactagaacccgatcaaacatctctggagagatctgaaaatagctgtgcagcgacgctccccatccaatctgacagagcttgagaggatctgcagagaagaatgggagaaactccccaaaaacaggtgtgccaagcttacagcgacatacccaggaagactggaggctgtaatcactgtcaaaggtgcttcaacaaagtactgagtaaagggtctgaatacttatgtaatctgATATCAGTTTGATTTTATTTCAaacaaaactgtttttgctttgtcattatggggtattgtgatgtcattatggggtattgtgatgtcattatggggtattgtgtgtaaattgatgagggaaaaaaaacatttaatcaattttagaataaagttgtaacgtaacaaaatgtggaaaaattcaaggtgtctgaatactttcagaaagcACTGTAATACTGCAGGTATATCTGACTGATTATctgggggacagagggacaggaggggtgggggacagagggacaggagaggagggacaggggacagagggacaggagaggaggggtgggggacagagggagaggaggggtggggaacagagggacaggaggggtgggggacagagggagaggaggggtgggggacagagggacaggagaggagtgacaggggacagagggacaggaggggtgggggacagagggacaggaggggTGGGGGACAGGGATAAAAGTATCAGTGAATTCACACTGTTCAAGAACTAAAGCCTCACCGACTATATACTGGGGTACCGACTAGAGCTACGGAAGCCATGATGACAGTAATGTTACTGAACGAGTGGTAAGCATCGACTACAGCTACGGAAGCCATGTTGACAGTACTGTTACTGAAACGAGTGGTAAGCATCGACTAGAGCTACGGAAGCCATGATGACAGTAATGTTACTGAACGAGTGGTAAGCATCGACTAGAGCTACGGAAGCCATGTTGACAGTACTATTACTGAACCAGTGGTACGCATCGACTAGAGCTACAGAAGCCATGGTGACAGTACTGTTACTGAACGAGTGGTAAGCATCGACTAGAGCTACAGAAGCCATGTTGACAGTACTGTTACTGAACGAGTGGTAAGCATCGACTACAGCTACGGAAGCCATGTTGACAGTACTGTTACTGAACGAGTGGTAAGCATCGACTAGAGCTACAGTAGTCATGTTGACAGTACTGTTACTGAACGAGTGGTAAGCATCGACTAGAGCTACAGTAGTcatgttgacagtgctgttactGAACGAGTGGTAAGCATCGACTACAGCTACGGAAGCCATGTTGACAGTACTGTTACTGAACGAGTGGTAAGCATCGACTACAGCTACGGAAGCCATGTTGACAGTAATGTTACTGAACGAGTGGTAAGCATCGACTAGAGTTACAGAAGCCCTGTTGACAGTACTGTTACTGAACGAGTGGTAAGCATCGACTAGAGCTACGGAAGCCATGTTGACAGTACTGTTACTGAACGAGTGGTAAGCATCGGCTAGAGCTACGGAAGCCATGTTGACAGTACTGTTACTGAACGAGTGGTAAGCGTTCACTACAGCTACAGTAGCCATTTTGACAGTAAAACACACCCACATAgaagatatactgtatatcaccATAATAATCCACACCCATTATCAAAATATAGACATTGGTGTTCCAAGTACTGGTGTCATAAATAGTCATAACTCTAGAGATTATTTTATCTCAAAACTGTGGGAGGTGGTTTCCAGTGGCTTCACAGAGTAGAGGCGGTTAGCTACAGTTTATATATTGTTTAGTATTATAGCTAAAGCGCTAGTTAGCGTTAGCCAATTAGCTACAGTGTTCATTAGCGTTAGCCCAATTAGCTACAGTGTTCATTAGCGTTAGCCCAATTAGCTACAGTGTTCATTAGCGTTAGCCCAATTAGCCAGCCGAGATAAAAGCCACATTAGGTGAGGTAATCCTTGGTCACAGCCTCTAGGAAGTTGGGCGCCGACATGAGGATGGTGAACGTGCCGATGATGGAGAAGATGGTGAACGCCACGAGACAAGACGATCCACGACCGCCGCCGCAAACTTCCACTCGCTGCAGACCGCCTCTCCCTCGTCCTGCTCCCTGAACCTCTGGGCGATGAAATGAACTTCCTCCAGGATCCGCCCGATCTCCGGGATCTGGTCCACCGTCAACCTCCGGAGGATCCCCGCGTCCCGGTCAGAGAATAGCGCCTCGTTGGGGGAACACGTTCCGCCTGTCCCCGTGGTCTGACTACCACCCCCAGCCCCTCCACTGCAGACCCCAACCCCTGAAGAGTCACTGCTAGGTGGGCAGCAGGGGTTATCATGGGACCCTCCTAAGGATCCCATCCCTCCCATACCCACAGAGTGGTAGCCGAAGTACAGGTTCATG
The Oncorhynchus kisutch isolate 150728-3 unplaced genomic scaffold, Okis_V2 scaffold3221, whole genome shotgun sequence DNA segment above includes these coding regions:
- the LOC116371438 gene encoding neuronal acetylcholine receptor subunit alpha-7-like, whose translation is ITVLLSLTVFMFLVAEIMPGYVRLCSSHRQYFSFAMMIVGLSLVVTVLVLQFHHHDPHGVKMPKWMRVILLNWCAWFLRMKKPGEERKTTTPSTVTTNTNTTPSSATGGYKYSHPPPHHASTSSIQMGSIPGGQPSNTSTTNGNMNLYFGYHSVGMGGMGSLGGSHDNPCCPPSSDSSGVGVCSGGAGGGSQTTGTGGTCSPNEALFSDRDAGILRRLTVDQIPEIGRILEEVHFIAQRFREQDEGEAVCSEWKFAAAVVDRLVSWRSPSSPSSARSPSSCRRPTS